In Helianthus annuus cultivar XRQ/B chromosome 3, HanXRQr2.0-SUNRISE, whole genome shotgun sequence, a single window of DNA contains:
- the LOC110875218 gene encoding uncharacterized protein LOC110875218 — protein MAKHIWSILTKRESIWVKWIHDHKLRGRNFWEVPCRGSMSWGWRKLLSIRNIIRPHVWSAIKSGSQTNIWSDMWCSSSPLISFISPRNIANAGFSLRSTVADLIDQDGHWRWPQAWLDLFPVLITIAVPTIDPNGVDTLVWKDGEGKIHDFQAASVWNTIRNREGQVMWADMVWYTQCIPRHSFHLWLAFRNKLKTQDRLAIWEAGSHTNWNLMCCPLCNHDRDTRDHLFFQCSFAAKTWNEVKKLVILSNVNDSWSSVVAWVELHAKSKSADHIVCKLLIAASAYYIWQERNNRLFKNNKRTAEQVAEVIKSSVRLKLMGFKFRLASAKRRIFKRWKIEDNGADPG, from the coding sequence ATGGCTAAACACATATGGAGTATTCTTACCAAAAGGGAGTCTATCTGGGTGAAATGGATTCATGACCACAAGCTTAGAGGAAGAAATTTCTGGGAGGTGCCATGTAGAGGAAGTATGAGTTGGGGGTGGCGTAAATTGTTATCCATCCGAAACATCATTCGGCCTCATGTTTGGTCGGCTATCAAGAGCGGGTCCCAAACGAATATTTGGAGTGACATGTGGTGTTCGAGTAGTCCTCTCATTTCGTTCATCTCGCCTAGAAACATAGCGAATGCTGGTTTCTCGCTTAGATCAACAGTTGCGGATTTGATTGATCAGGATGGTCACTGGAGATGGCCTCAAGCTTGGCTGGATCTTTTTCCAGTCTTAATCACAATAGCGGTTCCGACAATTGATCCGAATGGTGTGGATACTCTTGTATGGAAAGATGGGGAAGGTAAGATTCATGACTTTCAAGCGGCTAGTGTTTGGAATACAATCCGGAATCGGGAAGGACAGGTGATGTGGGCGGATATGGTTTGGTATACGCAATGTATTCCTAGGCATTCTTTTCACCTTTGGTTGGCGTTTAGAAACAAGCTCAAAACGCAAGATAGACTGGCTATTTGGGAAGCGGGTAGTCATACTAATTGGAATTTAATGTGTTGTCCGCTGTGTAACCATGATAGAGATACTCGGGATCATTTGTTCTTCCAATGTTCTTTCGCAGCGAAGACATGGAATGAAGTTAAGAAGCTGGTTATTTTGAGCAATGTTAATGATTCATGGTCGTCGGTCGTTGCTTGGGTGGAGCTACATGCAAAATCTAAGAGCGCAGATCATATTGTGTGCAAACTTTTGATTGCGGCTTCGGCTTATTATATTTGGCAAGAGCGGAATAACAGGCTtttcaagaacaacaaaagaaCGGCTGAACAAGTGGCTGAGGTTATTAAGTCGTCGGTTCGGTTGAAACTTATGGGATTCAAATTTCGGCTTGCTTCGGCTAAGCGAAGGATTTTCAAGAGATGGAAGATTGAAGATAATGGAGCGGACCCGGGCTAG